GCGGGATACTTAGTAATCATGTGAATACCTTCTTTTGCACTTATTGAAATTAAATCTGGGACTATTGAGCACATTGATACTGTATAATTCATATATTTACTAAATATAGCTTCACCATAAGGAGTAAATCCAAATAATGGGTTTGATGTGTATTCTTTTAAACATTCTTTTATGGTTGTTTTGGATATTTCGGTTAAAAATAGGGAGGTTAAACAGAAAGTTAATGGTGAAATATGTTTGGTATATTTTGGTGGCGTATTTACCGTGGAGCTAATGGCATCATCAAATAGTTTTTTTATGGTTTCGTCATTAATATCGACTAATTTTAGTTCATTTCCTTTCATAACATTTGAACCACATATCAATATATCATTTTTTATGGAAATTGGACCTTTTATATGTATATTTCCATTTGAATCCACTAATCCAAAAGGATGTGATAAATAATATGCCCTATCTTTTTGGAGCTCCGTATTGGATCCCTCATAATTTAAAATATTCTTATAATATTTCAATGAATTAATATAATTTAAGGAATATATATAACGCTTATTTGCATCTGTAATTATAGTTTTATTATCATTGTAGTTTATAGTTTGCTGTTTTCCTTCTGTTATGTCTCCCTTTTTATTGTTGCCGTCGGATGACATATATTCTGTATTTTCATTGTTTTTAGTATGGTCCATTAGAGAACGGCTACTACTATATGATATCTTGGGTATTATGTCTCCTCCAATTGCAACACAAACTACACTATCAAAATATGCATCATTGCAGTATTGGTATGTTTCTTTAAATTTAAAGTCATCTGATGTAGTTCCGCCAAAAATTGGGGTGGTTATCCCCAATACATCAACAATACCGTTTAAAACTTCTTCTTCAAATTTGCAATAATCCATAAAAACCATCATCAATTTGGGCATCATTCCAAGGTCATCCATTGCAGCACTAGCGGCTTTTTTCCCTGCATCTCTGGGATTCATAGAAATACCTAATCCAACACCGGCACCAACATTGAAGTATTTTGAAGCTAAAATGCCCACAAAAACCGAATTTTCACATAAATTATTATTTATTATTCCATATTTTGAGCTTCCTCCTACAATAGTAGTTTTTTCCCCAAGAATTAGATTAACTCCGTTTAAAACTTCCTCTGGGTTGTAATCTGGATGGGAGAATAAAAACACTACATTGGGCATAGAGGATTTGCTTAAATTTTTTAATGCATCTGATGTGGCATGAGCTCCGGCTTTTAATGGATTGTCATCCTTAGATGCCCCATACCCAAATTCTATAAACTTCACACTAACACCACATGGTTGTTATTTTATTATCTATAATTGTTTTATTTTTTTATTTGGTCCTGCTTAGCAATTTATATTTATATATTTAGTTTATCATATATATGTTATTAACTTTTTAGACATACACATATAGATAAATAACCATATAATTTTTCCTCATATGATTGATATATATACCACATAGTAAATTGACGAACACTCTTAGTAAATAGTGTATATAAATTGAAGTATTTATTTTGTCTAAATAGTCCTTAATTATTTTGGACAATAAACGAACACATATGCCAATTCACCATAATCTCTATTATAGTTAATCTTCAATAACCGTCCTTTATTTGTCCTATCGTAAAAAAATTCCTCTGGAATTTTGAGGTCGTAAAAACTCCTTCGGAGTTTTGAGAAATTATTATGGGCATATTTACTTCGTTTTTAGTAATATATATTTTGGCTTTTTAATTATGGCATATTTATGAAAACGACCAAGATTGACTATAAACTATTTTAATAATCTTCCATGTTTATATGGTAGCATATACAATTTTAAATATATATAACTATGTTCATAATGGTTATAAAGGTTTGATATAATTTTAAATTAAAATATCTATGGCAAAAACACCCATGTTGATGGAACTAATATTATAATATATGGTGGGTCAAAAGAGAAATGTCGACCATAATAAGAAGAACATACACCTATAAAAAAGAATGGACTCAGGGAGGATTATAGTTAATCTTCAATAACGGTCCTTATCCGGCTTATTATTAAATAAAATCTCTTCGAGATTTTATACAAAAGCATAGCTTTTGTAAACAAAATCCTTCTAGGATTTTGTAAACAAATTTCTATGTTTTTTAGTAATGTAGTGGTGATTTTGGATTTAATCGTGGCATATTTATGAAAACGACCAAGATTGACCATAGATAAAATATTATGTTATAATATGTTTTTGAATCAGAGGAAAATTTCTAGAAACAGAAATAGCAGAATGACAATAAATTAATATTAAAATTAGTGATATACAGTATTATATGTAAGTGTTAAATGGTATAATTTATATACACTATAAATACTAAACATATCAAAAAATCTATAATTAATAAATATTATCTTATTAATACGCCCATATTTATTAAAATATTAATTGTTAGGGTGACAAAATGGTCAAAATACTTGTAGTTGAGGATAATGATGACATACTAAATCTTATAAAAATTATACTTGAATTAAATAATTATGAAATTGTTATGGCGTCAGGCGGGCATGAAGCCTTGAATTTATTAAAAAATATGCAAGAATTACCTGATTTAATATTGTTGGATATAATGATGCCAGAAATTAGTGGATGGGATGTATTGGATATTATGAAATCGAATAAAAATTGGAAAAAAATACCAGTTATAATTTTAACGGCATTGGCACAAGAAAAAGATATTAAAATAGGAAAGGAAAAACAAGTTGATGGATATATAACTAAACCTTTTGAAAAAAAATATCTTTTGGAACAAGTAAATGAGTTAATATTAAAAATGCAAAAGGGCAATAAATAGGATAAATAAATAGGATATTTAGGTAGATTACTAAATTAATAATATATAGGTGTAAATATGGGGGAAATACCCAAAATAAGAAAATTTGGAACTAAATTAACGATTTATTCTATTATTGTCGCACTTATCCCCGTGGTTATTCTTGGAGTGGTGTCCTCACATACTATTACACAAACCATGAATGAGCAGGCACAAGACAAAATAAACACCGACTTATATGCTGCGGAAGAGTTTATGGGGCACAACCTTGATAAATTGTCTTCTATATGTGAATATACCGTCAATTCTCCCGATTTACTGGAGAACATGAAAAATAAGAATATTAAAAATTTAAAAAATATACTATTATTGACAAAAAAATCTAGTGATGCTGATTTTGTTACTTTATTTGATAATACTGGAAATGTAGTATTGAGGTCAAATAACAATAACTATGGAGATAAAGAACTTTCAGACCATATAAAAAAGGTTTTAAATGGGAGTAATGTCACAGCCACCATAATATTGGATGAAAATACTGTTAAAAAAGAGAATCTTGAAAATAAAACAATTATTTATATATTTGATAAGGGTGATTTTGTACCTCTTGATATGGAGAATAAATCCATTGAATATAGGGGTCTTGCACTGGTATCGATAAAACCAATATATGATAACAATACTGGCGAAATAATGGGGGCCCTGATGATATCAAAAGTGCTCAATAAAGATACATATATTGTAGATAAAATTAAAGCAACTACAAAGGACACCTCCACCATATTTTTAGGAGGGCTTAGAATATCTACAAATGTTCAAGAAAATCACGAACGGGCAATAGGGACCTTTGTATCGCAGAATGTATATGAACAAGTAATAAAAAAAGGAGAAATATACTATGGGCGTGCATTTGTTGTTGATG
The window above is part of the Methanococcus aeolicus Nankai-3 genome. Proteins encoded here:
- a CDS encoding FIST N-terminal domain-containing protein; this translates as MKFIEFGYGASKDDNPLKAGAHATSDALKNLSKSSMPNVVFLFSHPDYNPEEVLNGVNLILGEKTTIVGGSSKYGIINNNLCENSVFVGILASKYFNVGAGVGLGISMNPRDAGKKAASAAMDDLGMMPKLMMVFMDYCKFEEEVLNGIVDVLGITTPIFGGTTSDDFKFKETYQYCNDAYFDSVVCVAIGGDIIPKISYSSSRSLMDHTKNNENTEYMSSDGNNKKGDITEGKQQTINYNDNKTIITDANKRYIYSLNYINSLKYYKNILNYEGSNTELQKDRAYYLSHPFGLVDSNGNIHIKGPISIKNDILICGSNVMKGNELKLVDINDETIKKLFDDAISSTVNTPPKYTKHISPLTFCLTSLFLTEISKTTIKECLKEYTSNPLFGFTPYGEAIFSKYMNYTVSMCSIVPDLISISAKEGIHMITKYPATKETMLKIDTMGGAVKIEELAKELGIHRRTAYDRVEPLLQCGFAEKDRATVKITEFGKLFLKFWFK
- a CDS encoding response regulator transcription factor — encoded protein: MVKILVVEDNDDILNLIKIILELNNYEIVMASGGHEALNLLKNMQELPDLILLDIMMPEISGWDVLDIMKSNKNWKKIPVIILTALAQEKDIKIGKEKQVDGYITKPFEKKYLLEQVNELILKMQKGNK